The genomic DNA TCTCAGATACTTTACTTCTAAGGCTGAGTAGGTAGTTCAATGTTTTTTGGATAAATTATGGATTGAACTCAGAGGAAcatccagagaaaagagaagaaaggaagagtcagtGAGTGGAAAGAACAGATAAAAAACACTCCTATGTTGTCCTCAGAAATTTCATCCTAGGGCTATAATTATCCTAAAGTTCTTcaggagacaaagagaatatGCTTCTTCTTCTGTACCTCTCCATGGATACTCATGCCTGAattgccatttttttccatttggctaTACCCTCTAATGGTCATTTCAAGATATTCCTTCCTTTCATGTAATTAATTCCCAATTCCTGCCAAGAATACTCTGAATGATTGAAAATTAAAAGATTCTTGAGCATGGTGAATTTGGGGGCTCTGACCTATAAGAATAAGTGTAAAAATTTTGCAAAGAGTTAGATCAGAGGGTGCAATCAAAGAGTTTTGCAAAGACTTAGATCAGAGGGTGGGAAAGATCAAAGACAAACCTAAATGACGAAAGTGGTGTTTGGAGGGAGTATTTCAAATTTGGTGGCATGAGGTTGTGCATCCTGTAGGTCATTGTGGCAAGGTCTGGGCTGTTCAGGTGCAATTAGTTATGTCTCAAACTTACAAGTGAATGTATccaataagaaaaatttaaggaaaaacaaagttcaaTGAACACAGTGGCCAAGACCGGAGAAGGTCCTTTGTTAACTAACTCAAGACTGGATGTTTTTTTTCTATGGGTGTTTATCTTCATGAACACGTGTATGTGCAGCATCTGCCAATCCTTGTGAGTACTCCACCAAGGCACAGCATAACCACTAGACAAGAGGACCTGGATTGTTACAGTGAAGACCGAAAGGGATATAGAAAGGAAACGAAAGGACTTGAGGTAGACTTCATCACCCTCACATTATTGCAATCAGAACAATCAACTTTCATCTTGTTTAAAGACACATATCATTCTCACATTTCTATGTGCACATTCTACTTTTAAGGTTGTTTCTTCACCAAAGTTAAGAATCctacatatattaatatgtacTGGCAATTATTTGGCCACTGTCACACACACTTATGTGGAATTGCACATTCTACTGTTAAAACTGTTCCCTGAAGCTAATAATCCtacatatatgaatacatattgGCAATTCTTTGGTGGGATCAACACCAATgaactaaaataacattttagacAAGGTGAAAATTAACTAACATTAATTCCAGGGTATCATTTTTTCAAACTGTGATTAAAGCCAACTATAGCTGAAAATACGGAATGCGGGGTGGCATAGAGAACTAAGGCCATGCGCCTGAGTCCTTACTTTGTGCCAGACTCTGCTACTCATTTGTGCGTATTGCTAAATTGTCATGTGGTAGTCTAGGTggtaattaaagaataaaaacacaaaagggaagaaatttaAGAGTACAAATTTAGAGACTCACCTTTCACAAAGTAGTTTCCAAgtaatttctccttctctttagTTGCTGCAAAGATATAAAACTTCCTTAAACTTAACTGTTGAATAATTCAAACATATCTAAACAAAGCACATATCCTCAGTCCTCTATACTGCTTAAGTTGATAAGATTATCCCAGTAGCATGGCACAAAGGACAAACAGATGAATTCACATGACTCTGGATGACTTGCTAGGACTCAAGCATGTCACCTAGGTGAAGCAAATTGTTCTAAATCCATGTGTCATGTGTCACTAGCTAATTTTTATCCTAATTTTACAGACCACTACAAGAAAGCTGTAgaaatatatgacaaaatatgACAGCACACCAAAATGGCACCATCTCCTCTGAGGTTTCAGATTTCCTCCTGAATTGTTTTGTCAGGTCCCACACCTGgcaactttctttttccctccccctaagccttctcttcttcctggccATGGGGGCCAATGGTGTTCTCCTGATCACCATATGGCTGGAAGCCTCTCTGCATGAGCCCATGTACTATCTACTCAGCATCCTCTCCCTATTGGACATTGTGCTCTGCCTCACTGTCATTCCCAAGGTCCTGGCCATCTTTTGGTTTGAACTCAAGTCCATCAGCTTCTATGCCTGCTTCCTCCAGATGTACATTATGAACTGTTTCCTTGCCATGGAGTCCTGCACATTCATGGTCATGGCCTATGACCGTTATGTGGCCATCTGCCATCCACTGAGGTACCCATCCATCATCACTGACCAATTTGTAGCCAAggctgccatttttattttggccAGGAATGTTATTTCTACAGTGCCTATTCCCGTTCTCTCATCCAGACTCCATTATTGTGGGAGAAAGGTCATTGAAAACTGTATCTGTGCCAATATGTCTGTCTCCAGGCTCTCCTGTGATGATGTCACCATCAATCGCCTCCTCCAGTTTGCTGGAGGCTGGACACTGCTAGGATCTGACCTCATCCTCATCTTCCTCTCCTACACACTCATACTGCGAGCGGTGCTGAGACTCAAGGCAGAGGGTGCTGTGGCCAAGGCCCTGAGCACATGTGGCTCCCACTTCATCCTTATCCTCTTCTTCAGCACCATCCTTCTGGTCTTCGTGCTCACTCATGTGGTGAAGAAGAAGGTCTCCTCTGATGTTCCAGTCTTGCTCAACGTCCTCCACCATGTCATCCCCGCAGCCCTCAACCCCATAGTTTATGGAGTGCGGACCCAGGAGATCAAGCAAGGAATCCAGAGATTACTGAAGAAAGGGTGGTAATAAGGACAACTGGATCTCTTCATTCCTAATATAGTTTAAGTTTGAATGAAATAATGGGTAATTCAGCTGAAATTTTATCTATGAGTTACAATTTCAAACTGGTTATTGGATATTGTgtcttatttaataaaatttaagtttcatTGTAAGTTTCCTTTTGTCTCACTTTTACTTTAACAATATCCTTGaccactttactttttttctccacaCATATTATCCTATACTAACAACATACAGAGATTTCATGGGTAGGTTCTGAAGTGACAAATTTATATTCCTGAATATACAGCTGTTAATATTTCATGCCTTTGCATTCTTGAATATACAACTGTGGATATTTGGGGGTACAGTTATGTAATGTGTAAtgcattcttattcttatttccaCAGAAGGAAGCATATTGGATACAAAGACATAGGAGTTGAATTTCAGTCCTGAATGATGGAAGATTGCTATTCATGTGTAACTGGGTCtgtaattgggttgtcttttgaAATGTGCATTGCAAGAGAACTGGGATTTTTCTTGGatttctcatttgtgaaacaATTAGCAATGAGTTTGATCAGATTTAAGAGATTCCTAAATTCTCCTCCCCAAAGGGGAGGACATTTATCTTTTGGATCCAGAGTGTCATATTTTATGATATGCACAGATAGCTCTGCTGAAAGAGTTAAAGATTGCAAGGATTATAATATATGATgcagtaataataatttaaatatcaaaactgTAATATCTGAACATTATTTTCATGTTAATTGTATAGTATCTAAAGATACTTTGTGTCCTGGTAATTCTTCAGATAtgaatacacaaaaatagaatatTGTTGCTGTCAGGAGCTAAAACTATGGTTAGTGGTAATACAATATGAGTTCCAAGAACATATTTTTCTCAATGGGAGAGAATGAGGAATGGAATAAGGCATATCTATATGTAGCAAGTTACCTGACAACATAAGAAAGCACTAGATAGAGAGTTAAAGGTCTGAAAGGTAAGGCTTACACAACTACACAAAAAGTTGGGTTCTGGGGAACAAATTATGTGGTCTCATTGTGTATCATGTTACTCATCTGTTACCCTTGTGAAtagtgaaaaatttattttaaaagattctttctaaatataagcttttgaggggcgcctgggtggctcagttggttaagcggccgacttcagctcaggtcacgatctcgcggtccgtgagttcgagccccgcgtcgggctctgggctgatggctcagagcctggagcctgcttccgattctgtgtctccctctctctctgcccctcccccgttcatgctctgtctctctctgcctcaaaaataaataaaacgttaaataaataaataaataaataaataaataaataaatataagcttTTGCACCTTAATAACAACTCATAAGTGTGTTTCCTTGTTTCATCATGGAAGGAAAATCTCTCAACAGTCTAATGCCAATACTGTCCCCAAAATCTAGGCCTGTTAGCCTTCATTGATTCATCCTGGGCCTACTTAAGTTTTCATTCTGCAAAACTGTCCATTTCTTGTTCTTCTCTGTCTCACAATAAAGAACAATGAATTGGTATCTCACTCCTCTTCTTCTAGATACCATTATGAGCTACTattggaaaaaagaacaaacaccaAAAACAGGTACTGACATAATTAAGAATCAATAGTTAAAAGAACATAATCAACATTTTATTGGGAATAATATAACTatcaaaagtacaaaaaaaaaaaaaacagaaagaaaaaacaatgtcaaGATACAATTAGGTTCATGCCATAGATAACCTTTTTCTCTGTTACTTGAAAAAGAGCTCTCCAAAATCTCATTCTCTCACACATTTCAaccataaaaaattatttggtttaAAATACGACttacgggctctgtgctgacagctcagagcctgtagcctgcttcaggttctgtgtctccctctctttctggccctcccccgttcatgctttgtctctgtctctgcctcaaaaataaataaacgttaaaaaaaatttaaaaaaagggggggcgcctgggtggctcagtcgattaagcgtccgactacggctcatgtcatgatctcccactctgtgagttccagccccgcatcaggctctgtgctgacagctcagagcctggagccggcttcagattctgtgtctccctctctctctggccctcccctgttcatgctctgtctctctctgcctcaaaaaataaataaacatttaaaaaaatttttttaaatacaacttaaaaagtggaaaaacattccatgcttatgtattggaagaacaaatattgttaaaatgttgatacgacccaaagcaatctacatatttagtgcaattcctatgaaaataacaccagcattcttcactgagctagaacaaacaatcctaaaatttgtatggatccagacaggaccccaaacagccaaagcaatcctgaaaaggaaaaccaaagctggggCATTGCAACTCTGGACTTCAAGTCATATTAAAAagcagtaatcatcaagacagtatgttactggcagaagaacagacacatcaatcaatagaacagagtagagaacccagaaacaaacccacaaaggtatagccaactaatctttgataaagcaggaaagaatatccaatggaaaaaatacagtctcttcagcaaatggtgttgggaaaactggacagtgacatgtagaagaataaaCTTGGACCACAtttttacactatacacaaaaatgaactcaaaatgaatgaaagacctaaacataacacaggaagccatcaaaatcctagaagagaaaacaggtaacaacctctttgacctctgccacatcaacttcttactcaacatgtctccagaggcaagggaaacaaaagcaaaaatgaactattaggacctcatcaagataaaaaccttctgcacagctaaggaaacaatcagcaaaactaaaaggcaactgaaacaATGggggaatatatttgcaaatgacaaaacagataaagagattgtatccaaaatctataagtaatttatcaaactcaacacccaaaaaccaaataatccagtgaataaatgggcaaaagacatgaacagacacttctccaaagaagacatccagattgctaagacacacatgaaaaaatgctcaacgtcactcatcatcagggaaatacaaattaaaaccacaataagataccacctcacacctgtcagaatatgaacaattcaggcaacatCAGAAGTtgctgaggatatggagaaagagcaACCCTTTTGTAGTgcggtgggaatgcaacctggtgcagccactctggaaaacaatatggaaattcctcaaaaaaattaaaatagaactaccctatgacctagcaattgcactactaggtatttatccaaaggattcagttatgctgttttgaaggggcccatgcaccccaatgttcatagtaACAcaatcaacaatagtcaaagtatgaaaagagcccaaatgtcccattgactgatgaatggataaagaagatgtagtatgtatacacatgtgtatatattccatatatatatgtgtgtgtgtgtgtgtgtgtgtgtgtgtgtatatatatttatatatatgtgtatatatatatatatatatatatgtgtatatatatatatatatacacacacacacacacacacacacacatatatgatgaaacattactcagtgatcaaaaagaatgatatcttgccatttgaaacaacatggatggacctaaagtgtgttacgctaagcaaaataagccagtgagagaaagacaaatatcatatgatttcactcatttgtggaatttaagaaataagacagatgaatataagggaaggaaagcaaaaataatataaaaacagagagggagacaaaccataagaaactcttaaatacagattacaaattgagggttgctggtggagttttggatggggggatggattaagcaggacacttgctgggatgagcactgggtgttatatgtaaagtgatgaatcactaaattctattcctgaaatcattattacactacatgttaactaacttggatgaaaataaatttaagattaaaattaaaaaataataaaaaaataaagtgcatgtAACTGGATACCAACAGAAAAGTCTTACAAATATGATATAATGTGCTAATGTGAAGTTATCTGTTCATCAAGGGACCAAAAACTTTCAGGACTAATCTCCACCAGGGTCATATTGCATAGCAAACCAAGATCTCTCCAATTAGCTGTTAGAAAACTTGAACATTGAATGCATGAAAAGGGCTACATCAGGGGATTTAAAGCATATACCACCCAAGACTGAGAAAATTTGACACGTGTTGTCTTCCAAACTAGAcagtaaaatttttacatttaaaacttatatttttgaaagttttatattGTGTTTATATGCAACTTTTACACATTTATGGCTCACATCAAAGCAGTATTGACAGATCCATTTGAGAAGTTCAAAAGATTAATGACGGCTTTATCCCACTAAAATAATTGATACTAAAACAGTGCTGTCCAATGTGAGCCACAtccttaattttaaatgttttagtcaCCACcataaactataaaaagaaattaaattgaacTTAATTATGTGTTTTGTTGAATCCAATATCTAAAACTTAATTTCAACataatacatacaaaagaatttaatactaacatattttacattctttttatgtatgctaggtctttgaaatccagtgtgtattttacattatgttgacaaagtacagcatccattcatgataaaaatgcccAGCAAAGTATATTTATAGGGAAATatcctcaacataatgaagggtATCTGTGAAACACCCAGAGCTAACGTCATCCTcgacagggaaaaactgagagcttttcccctatggtcaggaacaagacagagatgtccactcaccactgttatttaacttAGTACTGGATGCCTTAGCCTCAGAAAtctgacaacaaaaagaaataaaaggcatccaaatcaccAAGGACTGATgtcag from Panthera tigris isolate Pti1 chromosome D1, P.tigris_Pti1_mat1.1, whole genome shotgun sequence includes the following:
- the LOC122231268 gene encoding olfactory receptor 56A3-like, with product MTAHQNGTISSEVSDFLLNCFVRSHTWQLSFSLPLSLLFFLAMGANGVLLITIWLEASLHEPMYYLLSILSLLDIVLCLTVIPKVLAIFWFELKSISFYACFLQMYIMNCFLAMESCTFMVMAYDRYVAICHPLRYPSIITDQFVAKAAIFILARNVISTVPIPVLSSRLHYCGRKVIENCICANMSVSRLSCDDVTINRLLQFAGGWTLLGSDLILIFLSYTLILRAVLRLKAEGAVAKALSTCGSHFILILFFSTILLVFVLTHVVKKKVSSDVPVLLNVLHHVIPAALNPIVYGVRTQEIKQGIQRLLKKGW